From the genome of Meriones unguiculatus strain TT.TT164.6M chromosome 17, Bangor_MerUng_6.1, whole genome shotgun sequence:
CCTCACGGCCCTCTGGACAGCGGGCAGCGTGCCGCGGGCCTGCCCTGCCAGGCCTCACCCTCAGGTTCCCTTTGGTCCGCTGCTTGTTCTTCCCGCCCATGGTCGCGGTGGCAGCCGCGTTCTCTCTCTTGAGAGACGAAGTTGACACCGCCGAACCAGAACTTCCGGTCCCTCCGGCCGGAAGGGGACTCATTGTAGCAACTTCCCCCCCGGCCCACCAGGGCCTTCCGCTTCCCACTTCCGCTCCCGCCTTCTCTGTCAGGACTCTGACCAACCGCTGCCTGAAACGTAACAAAGAAAGCCACACCTGCGTGAGTGGCGTCACTGCTGGCCAATAAGAAGCCAGGATTGAACCTGGGGCGCCAAATCACGTACTAAGTACTGGCAGTGTAGAGATTCCTTTCCTAAGGGTGGGGATTTGACTTCGGCTCTATTCTCGCACAAGATTACAATAGAATGATGTCGCAGCAACTGTACTAAAAGGAGCTAGAAGTAAAGAAAGTGATGTAATCATCGGCATGAAAAACAGACTCTCAGGCCTAGGACTAAACAGTCATATTCTGAATTTAACAAGACTCCCGTTCGTACTAAAATATGGATACTGTTTTCATGCTATATTCTTTGTAGATCTCCCCCTCTTTTCCATATTAAAGTGAGGCAGGAGTTAGGTCATGAGAAAAAAGCCCACAGAAAGCTGGATGAATCAAACTGAAATATCTGACATATCTATATCGTATGAAATTTAGAGTGCAGCTCAATGGGAGAGTACTTGTCTACTACAGACGAAGGTCTAGTCGAATATCTAGCATCATACCCTCAAAATTCTCCTTAATGAGAATTTAACGAGCATCAAAAGATTATCAGTGAGCTATTATGTGTCTTGATGTAATGGAATAGAAAGTATTCAAGACCTATTAAATATTCTTGCAAAAAAGTCTAAAAAGAGTCTAAGTTTCATATCTAATAATTTAAAGGATACAGAGGGCATATAAAATGACACTGGCACAGTCCAGGAATTCAGAATGTTGGAAATTCTACcaaaaaaaatagtttcacaaGTAAATATAATggtgggaagaagggagagaaatatattttaaaatgcctaaGACAGAATTTGCAAATATAATGTGTGGCTCTTGTTTGAATCGAATTATATGCCAATTAAAGGAATGTGAACTTAGATTGGAATTTTTTAATTGTAAAGGTTTAGTTTAGTATGCacacctgtgtttgtgtgtgtgtgtgtgtgtgtgtgtgtgtgtgcaacacgcagatacccatggaggccagaaaaggaaatTGTATCTCCTGGAAGATACAATTTCAGGCttctgtgagccacctgacatggctgctgggaacccaAGTAGAGTCCTCTTAGgaagggttcttttttttttttttttttttttttttatttattatttatatggtattctgcctgcacaccagaagaggacaccagatcttgttatagatggttctgagccaccatgtggttgctgggaattgaactcaggacctttggaagaacagccagtgctcttaacctctgagccatctctccagctcccgtAGCAAGGGTTCTTAAACCTTTAAACTTTCTCACTGCGTTCAAGCACTGGTAAAAGTGGCATCTCAAACATCATTGGAAAAACTAGCTGCTGTTGGAGAAAATAACTATTTATTGCATGCCTCACTTCAAAATGTTAAGTGTGAAGCCATCAGGGCTGACATTCAGTGGTTCTGGGGTTTCATAAAGGCTAAGTTAAGGCGCTTACTGCTCTCCCAGAAAACCCAAATTCGGTTTCTAGCACTCTCATCAGTGGCACATAACCATCATGTGAGATCCAGCTCTGGGCGATCCAACACCCCGTACTGATCTCCACAGGTAACcacatgcacaaaaataaaaataaatgtatttgtaATGAAGCTATTAGATATTACATAGGGATACACACGTATGCCCTGAAAGTACAAAGAAATATGAGAGTGCTATACACTTTCCATCAAAGAGCAAGACTGTAATCAGCAGCAGTACAGGAATTGGAGACTCTGAAAAGATTTGTTAGCAAGGTGGCTCAGCTCCAAATCTGATaatcagagttcaattcccagccaggATCCACATGATGGAAAACCAAAACTAAATTCTGCAAGACGTTCTCGGCCTCCACATTCAGTACAGAACACATAGGAacacatacacatggacacacacacacacgtgtgtgtgtgtgctctctctctctctctctctctcacacacacacacacaaagtaaataaataaatgtataaatgtttaaaaagtaaaattatacctggggcgcagtggcacacacctgtaatcccagcactcagggaggaagaggcaggtggatctctgagtttgaggccagcctggtctgcgcAGTCCCAGGACAACAGAACTACATAGCAGGACTCTATctcaactaattaattaatttgaaatataaactggATGAATACTATTATTAAAATCAAAGTATAAGCATCTAATTCACGGTGAAGAAAATCTTACAGATGTGTGTACgtaaatttataataaatacaatatagaaatgataatatagtataaattaataataaaggtATATTTAGTTATTTTCTCCAGCAGCAACTAGTTTTTCCAATGATGTTTGAGATACTATTATTATCAGTGCTTGAATGCAgtgattatatatacatacatatatacaaaaatatacatatgaattttaatttaaaatatggcTGCTTAAGCAAGGGATCAcacccaaagaccttctaggtctgtgtgatacagctgaaacacagacaTTCCTTTActcccaggagacagaagcaatcaaatccctgagttcaaggccagtctggtatagAGAAAGagtcaggtaaagaaaagcttagatccaggtattgtggtacacacctttaatcccagcactcagaagacagaggcatgcagatctctgagttctagtcagttctgttcaggcagttttcagttgagtcagtgagttgagttGTTTGTTGCAGTTCAATTGGTAGAATTCAGAGGcattttaccaggagagtttatAGAGAGAGGTTGGAAGAGAACAAACTATACACAGTTCAAGACAGAATGAACCAAAATGAGAAGGAATCAGAAGATTAAAACAGACTACTAGAGATAGGTTGAGGCTAAAtggagcaattcagtcagaagctgaaaaaagccagtttgaatcagtcagcttagagaaGAGTTTTGAGCCAAACAGCTGAGTCGAATCtgccagccagaattcagaaagagctagaaagggtgagctatTCAGCAGTAAGTAGCAGAGGCTGAAAACAGTCTAGGCTAGATTAGActgtacggaggctagaagcttctaggtaGACCAGGGTTaacagatggaggcaggaagcctctgagatgacaattaaatcagttgaataaaagatactttaacCAGCAttctgaaaggcagacacaggcagagctctgtgagtcataggccagcctggtctacaaagtgagtccaggacactcaggctacacagagaaatcttgtctcaaaaaaacaaaaacaaaacaaaatatatatgtgtatacatatatatccatacatgtatgtatatgtataaatatatccCCAAATCTTCATCCCAATCCTCAAAAAACATAATaagaatatttcttttaaaaaaccttgGAGCTTGGCAATGGTAGtagatgcctttaatcctagcacttgaaaggcagaggcaggtggatctctgtgtcctgagtctgaggccaccttggtctacaaagcaagtctagacAGCCAGGGTttggtcacacagagaaaccttctttcaagaaaactaaATAGGcaacaaagggagttccaggacagccaagggtacacagagaaaccttgtctcctaaaaccaaaaccaaagtaaacaaaccaaaaaacaaagacTTTACTGTTAGTATATGGAATGCCAGGGTAGTTTCAAAGCcaaagctttgaaaaaaaaaatctgacaaacTTTTGACTGCTGATAACAAGCATAGAgactttaaaatttcattttattttgaaagtctGGAAATAGCCAAAGGTTAATTTTGGGGCCACATGTGACAAGTAAGTAGGACTGGCATCTCTGTAGATGTCTTGGCCCATCATTCCCTTCTCCTGCTGTcacttcagagtgctgggattataggcatgcaccactgagcctggctggCAAGGCATGTTTTGACACATGCATCTCAactgtattaatttttttcttatgtccCCAATGCTATAACACTCTAGAATGGaactaaaattacattttaatatagAATGGGAAGAAGCAATGAAAAGAGGAGCAGTGGCCCAACAGTCTGACCACCCCCCTGCTCAGTCACTGTCCTTCTACACCGAAGAACATCTGGAAAACATCCCCACATCCCCTGGCATTTAAGAACTGATACAGCTGACCGAAGTCCATGTGGTTTCCTCTGGCTCCATGGACACTGAAGGCCTTTTCTTcaaaaactgaaaacttctgttgTTTTGCCATTCCTTCAGTTGTACCATCAAAAGGAATATCTTCTCGATGGCGAATTAAAATTCTCTTCCAGTTTAATTTTCTCAGTctgaaaaacagtttttcaaagtagaaaatttccaaaatatatttcCAATAGCACAGAGAATAGAATTTGTTAAGACACACACATATCAGAATTGAGAGTGGTTGTACagcacttaatcccagcacttggggggcaaaGTGcagctctgtgagttggagaccagcctagtctacagagtgtgttccaTAGCATCCAAGGTTATATaatgaaatcttgtctcaaaaacaaaacaaaccgtaacaaaatgacaataaattactTACTAGTATATGTTCCTGTAAGTAAAGAGGCAATCTTGCAGGGGCTTATTTTCACCAAACAGTTCTAGTCATGATTCCAATGAAACATTCATTCATGGTCATCATTATTTTCTCCCATTAGACTCTGATTTATTTTGTGAGAGGGTCACGTGactctcaggctggcctctattTTGCTATGTCACCAAAGGTGGCACTGAACTCTAGATCCTCTGATTTCTACCCTCAAAGGGCCAAGATCACAGCCATGTGGGGCCAAGATCACAGCCATGTGCCTCCATGCGTGCTGGATGTGGTGCTTAGGACTGAACCCAAAGCCttgtgcttgccaggcaagcactctactagcCGAGTTACAAACTTAGCCACTGCTGCAAATATTTCAGAACTCTTCAAATGCTTAAGGAACTTctcagaactaaacagagaaataaggtCAGTGGATATCCCCCTGAAGCACAAGTATTTCTGCATCTCTAGCATCATCTTTCACATTACAATCACTGATGTGATATATAACACAGGTGAAAACCCACCTTGACCAGAATTCTTCACAAGCACTCTGTAGGCCTTCCACACAAACAACACCAGGTTTCCCAGGCATGCTGAACCCACACAGGGACAGCTCCTTTGCCCACTCTAGAAtgctttttcttttgcatttgttGTAGATATGATGGCTATAGATCCAGAGCCTTGTGACAGTGAGGTCCACTGGCTGGACGGTGCTGTCCTTGGTGGGGGAGACTGAGGTATCTCTGTCGACATAGTCAGAGGCATGCTCTCTCACCCACTCTGTGGCATTCAGTATGCAGACATCTCCAAGATAGTTCTTCTCCAGGTGTGCTGTCAGATCTGTGTTCAGCTGAGTCTGCTGGGACCTACTCAGTGACGCTGATCTGATGAAAACAGACAGGGAAAACTTTGGTCAATTTTCttggaaaagcaaacaaatgcaaggaatacttttattttcactttgtcCTGTATAGTGGACATGATTTCTGTACATACCTGACTGTAATTTCGGGCAAGACTGTAGGGTATTTAAAGGGAAGAATGCAAGACAGAGAAAACATCAcctgagaagaggagaaaga
Proteins encoded in this window:
- the Rwdd2b gene encoding RWD domain-containing protein 2B; the encoded protein is MVEIEQAEAQLSELDLLASMFPGENEFTVNDQLALAELKDCVEKRTMEGRSSQVYFTINMNLDLAQEAMVMFSLSCILPFKYPTVLPEITVRSASLSRSQQTQLNTDLTAHLEKNYLGDVCILNATEWVREHASDYVDRDTSVSPTKDSTVQPVDLTVTRLWIYSHHIYNKCKRKSILEWAKELSLCGFSMPGKPGVVCVEGLQSACEEFWSRLRKLNWKRILIRHREDIPFDGTTEGMAKQQKFSVFEEKAFSVHGARGNHMDFGQLYQFLNARGCGDVFQMFFGVEGQ